Proteins encoded by one window of Primulina huaijiensis isolate GDHJ02 chromosome 1, ASM1229523v2, whole genome shotgun sequence:
- the LOC140969037 gene encoding uncharacterized protein isoform X1 — MEKSSAGGDEKSSENLIKYKVTWGLKVSIHCEGCKKKVKKVLQNISGVYKIEIDCKQQRVLVTGNVDSEELIKKLVKSGKHAEIWPGSPDKEGKKSGKSKKSKSKKDSKDCKDGESGNDQKKPAKKDEISYNKDNGHAKEDDDASADDCALVASAIEENGGGRLKESVSDGGGGTKKKKKGKKGKNRSTNGGVDNGDGVAAAPSRSGSPPPTVIPKPAIAQMNPSPSCQQIFSFPQYHYAAPEYGMSYSTTPPGVTTYNSYYAMPFPMQSYVYSNACYYVSPPPAYPMFDVNGQDDHYNDDYGDAEFACSIM, encoded by the exons ATGGAGAAGTCGTCTGCTGGTGGCGATGAAAAGTCCTCCGAAAACCTGATCAAGTACAAGGTA ACATGGGGTTTAAAAGTGTCTATCCACTGTGAAGGCTGCAAGAAGAAAGTAAAGAAAgtccttcaaaatatttcag GGGTGTATAAGATTGAGATTGACTGCAAGCAACAAAGAGTTTTAGTAACAGGGAATGTGGATTCTGAAGAATTGATCAAGAAACTTGTCAAGTCGGGGAAACATGCCGAGATTTGGCCGGGATCCCCCGATAAAGAAGGGAAGAAGTCCGGAAAGTCGAAGAAAAGTAAGAGCAAAAAGGACTCTAAAGATTGCAAAGATGGTGAAAGTGGCAATGATCAGAAAAAACCAGCCAAGAAAGATGAAATTAGTTATAATAAAGATAATGGACATGCAAAAGAGGACGATGACGCCTCTGCTGATGATTGTGCACTAGTGGCATCGGCAATCGAGGAAAATGGCGGCGGCAGACTGAAGGAGTCAGTTTCGGATGGTGGCGGaggaacaaaaaagaaaaagaaagggaaaaagGGGAAAAACAGATCAACAAACGGAGGGGTTGACAATGGTGACGGTGTTGCAGCCGCACCTTCAAGGAGTGGATCCCCTCCGCCTACAGTAATTCCCAAGCCGGCCATTGCCCAAATGAATCCGAGCCCTTCATGTCAGCAAATCTTCTCATTTCCACAATATCACTATGCTGCTCCAGAATATGGGATGAGTTACAGTACTACACCGCCTGGTGTCACTACGTACAATTCATATTATGCCATGCCTTTCCCCATGCAGTCTTATGTGTACTCGAACGCGTGCTACTATGTGTCGCCTCCACCGGCCTATCCAATGTTTGATGTTAATGGTCAAGATGATCATTACAATGACGACTATGGCGACGCCGAATTTGCATGCTCAATAATGTGA
- the LOC140969167 gene encoding wee1-like protein kinase isoform X2, protein MKRKPLRGNTNSEFKRQIKHSGVIVKGSLAEHLTVPMERCSLGLPVESDTSSRFQKLLDAEANPSVEDLLMDFEECADEKGFILSQDFFCTPDYITPEMPAMPNNLDWNKENIPCPKSPEKIKTVKRKRQKLDVKSTSSPISTVAIHQEWEDHTDHSEETDEINTEIPVKLQKSHGFVSKSAVALRCRVMPPPCLRNPYLKDGSESNYDPFANQRSKCAGFYPAGIGGDGLSRYMTDFHEIEKIGNGNFNHVFKVLKRIDGCMYAMKQSMRKLHQDAERRKALMEVQSLAALGFHENIVGYYSSWFENERLYIQLELCEHSLSMIKPSKLFTEGEVLEAMHQIAKALMHIHERGIAHLDVKPDNIYVKNGVCKLGDFGCATLLDRSLPVEEGDARYMPQEILNEDYDHLDKVDIFSLGVSIYELVRGSALLESGPQFQNLREGKLPLLPGHSMQFQNLLKVL, encoded by the exons ATGAAGAGAAAACCCCTGAGGGGAAATACCAATAGCGAATTCAAGAGACAGATAAAGCACTCTGGCGTGATCGTGAAAGGGTCACTGGCGGAACATCTGACGGTGCCTATGGAGCGATGTTCACTCGGTTTACCTGTTGAATCGGACACTTCTTCGCGATTCCAAAAGCTTCTAGATGCGGAAGCGAATCCATCGGTTGAGGATTTGCTGATGGATTTTGAAGAGTGCGCGGATGAAAAAGGATTCATCCTCAGTCAAGATTTCTTCTG TACACCGGACTATATCACTCCCGAAATGCCTGCAATGCCAAACAATTTAGATTGGAATAAG GAAAACATCCCATGTCCCAAGTCACCAGAGAAAATTAAAACCGTGAAACGCAAAAGGCAAAAACTAG ATGTTAAATCCACGTCATCCCCTATATCAACAGTTGCTATCCATCAAGAGTGGGAAGATCATACTGACCACAGTGAAGAAACAGATGAGATAAATACAGAAATACCAGTTAAATTGCAAAAGAGTCATGGCTTTGTTTCTAAGTCTGCTGTAGCATTAAGGTGTAGGGTCATGCCTCCTCCGTGTCTAAGGAACCCATACCTAAAGGATGGATCAGAATCAAATTATGATCCCTTTGCCAATCAAAGATCTAAATGTGCAG GTTTTTACCCTGCTGGAATTGGCGGTGATGGGCTTTCCCGTTACATGACAGATTTCCATGAAATTGAG AAAATTGGTAATGGAAATTTCAACCATGTTTTCAAAGTCTTGAAGAGAATTGATGGCTGCATGTATGCTATGAAACAGAGCATGAGGAAATTGCATCAGGACGCGGAAAG GCGCAAGGCTTTAATGGAGGTTCAATCTTTGGCTGCCTTAG GGTTCCATGAAAACATAGTAGGATACTATTCTTCTTGGTTTGAAAATGAGCGACTTTATATCCAACTGGAGCTATGTGAACACAGCCTTTCAATGATTAAGCCATCTAAATTATTCACGGAGGGTGAAGTTTTAGAAGCAATGCATCAG ATTGCCAAGGCATTGATGCACATACATGAGAGAGGAATTGCTCATTTAGATGTAAAGCCAGATAACATATATGTTAAAAACGGAGTTTGTAAACTTGGTGATTTTGGCTGTGCTACTCTGCTCGATAGAAGCCTACCAGTTGAAGAAGGTGATGCACGCTATATGCCCCAAGAAATCCTGAATGAGGATTACGATCATCTGGACAAAGTTGATATCTTTTCCTTAGGAGTTTCAATCTATGAGCTCGTCAGAGGGTCAGCTTTGCTTGAGTCAGGGCCTCAGTTTCAAAATCTTAGAGAAGGAAAATTGCCTCTTCTTCCTGGACATTCCATgcaatttcaaaatttactcAAGGTGCTTTAA
- the LOC140969167 gene encoding wee1-like protein kinase isoform X1 has product MKRKPLRGNTNSEFKRQIKHSGVIVKGSLAEHLTVPMERCSLGLPVESDTSSRFQKLLDAEANPSVEDLLMDFEECADEKGFILSQDFFCTPDYITPEMPAMPNNLDWNKENIPCPKSPEKIKTVKRKRQKLDVKSTSSPISTVAIHQEWEDHTDHSEETDEINTEIPVKLQKSHGFVSKSAVALRCRVMPPPCLRNPYLKDGSESNYDPFANQRSKCAGFYPAGIGGDGLSRYMTDFHEIEKIGNGNFNHVFKVLKRIDGCMYAMKQSMRKLHQDAERRKALMEVQSLAALGFHENIVGYYSSWFENERLYIQLELCEHSLSMIKPSKLFTEGEVLEAMHQIAKALMHIHERGIAHLDVKPDNIYVKNGVCKLGDFGCATLLDRSLPVEEGDARYMPQEILNEDYDHLDKVDIFSLGVSIYELVRGSALLESGPQFQNLREGKLPLLPGHSMQFQNLLKVMMDPDPTRRPSAKDLVENPIFVRHQRNGKCK; this is encoded by the exons ATGAAGAGAAAACCCCTGAGGGGAAATACCAATAGCGAATTCAAGAGACAGATAAAGCACTCTGGCGTGATCGTGAAAGGGTCACTGGCGGAACATCTGACGGTGCCTATGGAGCGATGTTCACTCGGTTTACCTGTTGAATCGGACACTTCTTCGCGATTCCAAAAGCTTCTAGATGCGGAAGCGAATCCATCGGTTGAGGATTTGCTGATGGATTTTGAAGAGTGCGCGGATGAAAAAGGATTCATCCTCAGTCAAGATTTCTTCTG TACACCGGACTATATCACTCCCGAAATGCCTGCAATGCCAAACAATTTAGATTGGAATAAG GAAAACATCCCATGTCCCAAGTCACCAGAGAAAATTAAAACCGTGAAACGCAAAAGGCAAAAACTAG ATGTTAAATCCACGTCATCCCCTATATCAACAGTTGCTATCCATCAAGAGTGGGAAGATCATACTGACCACAGTGAAGAAACAGATGAGATAAATACAGAAATACCAGTTAAATTGCAAAAGAGTCATGGCTTTGTTTCTAAGTCTGCTGTAGCATTAAGGTGTAGGGTCATGCCTCCTCCGTGTCTAAGGAACCCATACCTAAAGGATGGATCAGAATCAAATTATGATCCCTTTGCCAATCAAAGATCTAAATGTGCAG GTTTTTACCCTGCTGGAATTGGCGGTGATGGGCTTTCCCGTTACATGACAGATTTCCATGAAATTGAG AAAATTGGTAATGGAAATTTCAACCATGTTTTCAAAGTCTTGAAGAGAATTGATGGCTGCATGTATGCTATGAAACAGAGCATGAGGAAATTGCATCAGGACGCGGAAAG GCGCAAGGCTTTAATGGAGGTTCAATCTTTGGCTGCCTTAG GGTTCCATGAAAACATAGTAGGATACTATTCTTCTTGGTTTGAAAATGAGCGACTTTATATCCAACTGGAGCTATGTGAACACAGCCTTTCAATGATTAAGCCATCTAAATTATTCACGGAGGGTGAAGTTTTAGAAGCAATGCATCAG ATTGCCAAGGCATTGATGCACATACATGAGAGAGGAATTGCTCATTTAGATGTAAAGCCAGATAACATATATGTTAAAAACGGAGTTTGTAAACTTGGTGATTTTGGCTGTGCTACTCTGCTCGATAGAAGCCTACCAGTTGAAGAAGGTGATGCACGCTATATGCCCCAAGAAATCCTGAATGAGGATTACGATCATCTGGACAAAGTTGATATCTTTTCCTTAGGAGTTTCAATCTATGAGCTCGTCAGAGGGTCAGCTTTGCTTGAGTCAGGGCCTCAGTTTCAAAATCTTAGAGAAGGAAAATTGCCTCTTCTTCCTGGACATTCCATgcaatttcaaaatttactcAAG GTCATGATGGATCCTGATCCAACACGACGACCTTCTGCTAAAGATCTAGTCGAGAATCCAATTTTTGTCAGGCACCAACGGAACGGCAAATGCAAGTAA
- the LOC140969037 gene encoding uncharacterized protein isoform X2: MEKSSAGGDEKSSENLIKYKTWGLKVSIHCEGCKKKVKKVLQNISGVYKIEIDCKQQRVLVTGNVDSEELIKKLVKSGKHAEIWPGSPDKEGKKSGKSKKSKSKKDSKDCKDGESGNDQKKPAKKDEISYNKDNGHAKEDDDASADDCALVASAIEENGGGRLKESVSDGGGGTKKKKKGKKGKNRSTNGGVDNGDGVAAAPSRSGSPPPTVIPKPAIAQMNPSPSCQQIFSFPQYHYAAPEYGMSYSTTPPGVTTYNSYYAMPFPMQSYVYSNACYYVSPPPAYPMFDVNGQDDHYNDDYGDAEFACSIM, translated from the exons ATGGAGAAGTCGTCTGCTGGTGGCGATGAAAAGTCCTCCGAAAACCTGATCAAGTACAAG ACATGGGGTTTAAAAGTGTCTATCCACTGTGAAGGCTGCAAGAAGAAAGTAAAGAAAgtccttcaaaatatttcag GGGTGTATAAGATTGAGATTGACTGCAAGCAACAAAGAGTTTTAGTAACAGGGAATGTGGATTCTGAAGAATTGATCAAGAAACTTGTCAAGTCGGGGAAACATGCCGAGATTTGGCCGGGATCCCCCGATAAAGAAGGGAAGAAGTCCGGAAAGTCGAAGAAAAGTAAGAGCAAAAAGGACTCTAAAGATTGCAAAGATGGTGAAAGTGGCAATGATCAGAAAAAACCAGCCAAGAAAGATGAAATTAGTTATAATAAAGATAATGGACATGCAAAAGAGGACGATGACGCCTCTGCTGATGATTGTGCACTAGTGGCATCGGCAATCGAGGAAAATGGCGGCGGCAGACTGAAGGAGTCAGTTTCGGATGGTGGCGGaggaacaaaaaagaaaaagaaagggaaaaagGGGAAAAACAGATCAACAAACGGAGGGGTTGACAATGGTGACGGTGTTGCAGCCGCACCTTCAAGGAGTGGATCCCCTCCGCCTACAGTAATTCCCAAGCCGGCCATTGCCCAAATGAATCCGAGCCCTTCATGTCAGCAAATCTTCTCATTTCCACAATATCACTATGCTGCTCCAGAATATGGGATGAGTTACAGTACTACACCGCCTGGTGTCACTACGTACAATTCATATTATGCCATGCCTTTCCCCATGCAGTCTTATGTGTACTCGAACGCGTGCTACTATGTGTCGCCTCCACCGGCCTATCCAATGTTTGATGTTAATGGTCAAGATGATCATTACAATGACGACTATGGCGACGCCGAATTTGCATGCTCAATAATGTGA
- the LOC140989390 gene encoding glutathione S-transferase-like, which yields MAIKLYGHPLSPAAQRVRVCLEEKELEYEFEFVDLSSGQQKKEPFISLNPFGAVPVLQDGDLTLFESRAVTQYITHKYADKGTPLVPKDPKKMAMVSVWVEVESQSFDAAASKISFELVVKPMLGMAVDESVVAANEGKLASILDIYESRLAASKYIGGDAYSLADLHHLPIINNLFRTKIKALFEARPHVNAWCADILGRAAWQKVVATMKH from the exons ATGGCGATCAAGCTCTATGGACACCCTCTTTCTCCAGCCGCACAAAGAGTCCGAGTCTGCCTGGAAGAGAAAGAGCTCGAGTACGAATTTGAGTTTGTGGATTTATCTTCAGGCCAGCAGAAGAAGGAGCCTTTCATATCACTCAAT CCATTCGGGGCTGTGCCAGTCCTTCAAGATGGAGATCTGACTCTATTTG AATCGAGGGCAGTGACTCAATACATAACGCACAAATATGCTGATAAGGGAACTCCGCTTGTACCCAAAGATCCCAAGAAAATGGCTATGGTCTCAGTATGGGTCGAAGTTGAATCCCAGTCATTCGACGCCGCCGcatcaaaaatatcatttgaaCTCGTGGTAAAACCCATGCTAGGCATGGCTGTCGACGAAAGTGTTGTGGCAGCTAACGAAGGAAAGCTAGCCTCTATTCTGGATATTTACGAGTCACGTTTGGCTGCATCAAAATACATTGGAGGAGATGCTTATAGCTTGGCAGATCTGCACCATCTCCCAATTATCAACAACTTGTTCCGCACCAAGATTAAGGCCTTGTTCGAGGCGAGGCCGCATGTGAATGCTTGGTGTGCTGATATCTTGGGCCGGGCGGCGTGGCAGAAGGTCGTAGCAACAATGAAGCATTGA